Proteins from one Deinococcus misasensis DSM 22328 genomic window:
- a CDS encoding cytochrome P450: MTLTLKGSLQKTNREPVPTQRVSRDEKGNWHIYGFDEVRQVLRSDVTRQAGFLAESVRNVKGLGNQPILFTDGPEHHAYRTEVARFFSPTTVEKYREMMERFVDAFLQDAVQKKRINLSEISMRIAVRVAGQVVGLTESDPDQMSRRLEAFFQQNPSMDAPKWVQISRFVGNQLKLLNFYQRDVRPAIDARKKAPREDVISHVLSKGYSNMEVLTECITYGAAGMVTTREFIQVAAWHMLENPPLKARYLVASEKERMAILGEILRVEPVVGQLFRRMQGDLMVQSEGTEHHLRTGDLVVLHIYGANEDQSVVGEDPRQVCPHRELPRGVQAPVMGFGDGHHRCPGAFLALQETDIFLSRFLKLQVKMQPPKLSWNELVKGYELRNFVIELE, from the coding sequence ATGACCCTGACCCTCAAAGGTTCCCTTCAGAAAACCAACCGTGAGCCCGTTCCAACCCAGCGGGTGTCCAGAGATGAAAAGGGCAACTGGCACATCTACGGCTTTGACGAGGTGCGTCAGGTGCTGCGCAGCGATGTCACCCGTCAGGCTGGATTTCTGGCCGAATCGGTCCGCAATGTGAAGGGTCTGGGCAACCAACCGATCCTGTTCACCGATGGCCCCGAGCACCACGCTTACCGCACTGAAGTGGCCCGTTTCTTTTCACCCACCACCGTCGAGAAGTACCGCGAAATGATGGAACGGTTTGTGGATGCTTTTTTGCAGGATGCCGTCCAGAAGAAGCGCATCAACCTCAGTGAAATCAGCATGCGGATTGCGGTGCGGGTGGCCGGGCAGGTGGTGGGCCTGACCGAAAGCGACCCGGATCAGATGTCCAGAAGGCTGGAGGCTTTTTTCCAGCAGAATCCCAGCATGGACGCACCAAAATGGGTGCAAATTTCCCGTTTTGTGGGCAACCAGCTCAAACTGCTGAATTTTTACCAGAGGGATGTCCGGCCTGCCATCGATGCACGCAAGAAAGCCCCCAGAGAAGACGTGATCAGCCATGTGCTTTCCAAAGGCTATTCCAACATGGAGGTCCTGACCGAATGCATCACTTATGGGGCGGCAGGCATGGTGACCACCCGTGAGTTCATTCAGGTGGCCGCGTGGCACATGCTGGAAAACCCACCCCTGAAGGCGCGTTATCTGGTGGCCTCAGAGAAGGAACGCATGGCGATCCTTGGGGAAATCCTGCGGGTGGAACCGGTGGTTGGGCAGTTGTTCCGGCGCATGCAGGGGGATTTGATGGTGCAAAGCGAGGGAACAGAGCACCACCTGCGCACAGGCGATCTGGTGGTCCTGCACATTTATGGGGCCAACGAAGACCAGAGTGTGGTCGGTGAAGACCCCCGTCAGGTGTGTCCCCATCGGGAGTTGCCCAGAGGGGTGCAGGCTCCGGTGATGGGCTTTGGAGACGGACACCACCGCTGTCCCGGTGCATTTCTGGCCTTGCAGGAAACCGACATTTTCCTGAGCCGTTTCTTGAAACTGCAGGTCAAAATGCAGCCCCCCAAACTGAGCTGGAATGAACTGGTCAAAGGCTACGAGTTGCGAAACTTCGTGATCGAACTGGAATAA
- a CDS encoding AAA family ATPase, producing the protein MEMVVLMGVQASGKTSFYQRNFACTHLHISKDLWKHNKAYKQRNLLQKALAEGQDVLIDNTHPTRLSRQEVLEAGRKAGAHIIGYCFQARLQDCLERNRQRERVVPEIGLRATYSQFEWPSLQEGFDQLYFVSLQDQDFEVSPWQDPSMTRD; encoded by the coding sequence ATGGAAATGGTTGTGTTGATGGGTGTACAGGCGTCTGGAAAAACCTCTTTTTACCAGAGGAATTTTGCCTGCACCCACCTGCACATCAGCAAAGACCTCTGGAAGCACAACAAGGCGTACAAGCAAAGAAACCTGTTGCAGAAGGCCCTTGCAGAAGGTCAGGATGTGTTGATCGACAACACCCACCCCACCCGACTTTCCCGTCAAGAGGTCCTCGAAGCAGGCCGGAAAGCTGGGGCCCACATCATCGGGTATTGCTTTCAGGCACGTTTGCAAGATTGCCTTGAACGCAACCGCCAGAGGGAAAGGGTGGTCCCGGAAATTGGCCTCAGGGCCACCTACAGCCAGTTTGAATGGCCCAGCCTGCAAGAAGGTTTTGACCAGTTGTATTTCGTCTCTTTGCAAGATCAGGATTTTGAGGTTTCACCATGGCAGGACCCGTCAATGACCCGCGACTAA
- a CDS encoding MarR family winged helix-turn-helix transcriptional regulator, whose translation MQPNVPDFTQRTQSSFRFLQAYWMVGQALMARVESALQTEKNMDLRELIVLSYLAAGTRYPSDVAQQIILPRYEVSRTLEKLLKKGLIERQVDEQDARRMQFKATPRGLEVQLEALQLTEDTTLPLLMQLDDPEGFIQQMEDLSKHAQEDLK comes from the coding sequence ATGCAACCAAATGTGCCGGATTTCACCCAGAGGACCCAGTCCAGTTTTCGCTTTTTGCAGGCGTACTGGATGGTTGGACAGGCATTGATGGCTCGGGTGGAAAGTGCTTTGCAGACCGAAAAAAACATGGATTTGCGTGAGTTGATCGTGCTGTCCTATCTGGCTGCAGGCACCCGTTACCCGAGCGATGTGGCCCAGCAGATCATCCTGCCCCGCTATGAGGTCAGCCGGACCCTCGAAAAACTGCTGAAAAAAGGCCTGATTGAACGGCAGGTGGATGAACAAGATGCCAGGCGCATGCAATTCAAAGCCACCCCCAGAGGTCTGGAAGTTCAACTGGAAGCCCTGCAACTCACCGAAGACACCACCCTTCCCTTGCTGATGCAACTCGATGACCCCGAGGGGTTCATCCAGCAGATGGAAGACCTTTCCAAACATGCACAGGAGGATTTGAAATGA
- a CDS encoding ArsR/SmtB family transcription factor produces the protein MDESLIKLKALADPTRLKIIELLRSICDQKRGVLDGPTCYGISISQTLGLTQPTVSHHMKVLVEAGLVTPTREGNTVYYSLNPAGFEPLTAFLNTYQSAPTCEKG, from the coding sequence ATGGACGAGAGCCTGATCAAACTCAAAGCCCTCGCAGACCCCACACGGCTGAAAATCATCGAACTGCTGCGTTCCATCTGCGATCAAAAAAGAGGGGTTCTGGACGGCCCCACCTGTTATGGCATCAGCATCAGCCAGACCCTCGGGCTCACCCAACCCACCGTCAGCCACCACATGAAAGTGCTGGTCGAGGCCGGACTGGTCACCCCCACCCGCGAAGGCAACACCGTTTATTACTCCCTCAACCCCGCAGGATTTGAACCGCTCACTGCTTTTCTAAACACCTACCAGAGCGCCCCCACCTGCGAGAAAGGCTGA
- a CDS encoding cupin domain-containing protein has translation MKTENLFEKAHLNPAEGFHIRPFSGENTTLLHIRLEAGKVAPRHNHIHEQLTLVVSGELEYELEGEVRVLTAGEVVFVPSNAFHSAKALTDTIVIEAFSPARTDLMEKLAALEGS, from the coding sequence ATGAAAACCGAAAACCTTTTTGAAAAAGCACACCTCAACCCCGCCGAGGGTTTCCACATCCGCCCCTTCAGTGGCGAAAACACCACCCTGCTCCACATCCGTCTGGAAGCAGGCAAAGTGGCCCCCCGACACAACCACATCCACGAACAACTGACCCTGGTGGTCTCGGGCGAACTTGAATACGAACTCGAAGGCGAAGTCCGGGTTCTGACCGCTGGAGAAGTGGTCTTCGTACCCTCCAACGCCTTTCACAGCGCAAAAGCCCTGACCGACACCATCGTGATCGAGGCGTTTTCCCCTGCCAGAACCGATTTGATGGAGAAATTGGCGGCTCTGGAAGGCAGTTAA
- the solA gene encoding N-methyl-L-tryptophan oxidase codes for MAQVLIIGAGLNGLSAAHAAWKQGHQVTVIEQFALGHTLGSSHGESRIIRYSYDSPEYVRLAKRAYTLWHELEDLLSLQIIHPAGGIDLAPSDHPSLKQHMDALAAEGIDFELLDSQAARERFPQFHIPENESVLYQKDAGILKPDEVLPALASFLRGQGVSIQEHTPVQSISNGKVHTERWTYTPDHIMVCAGAWINRLIPEPLPLQITEEQLGYFAVPDERFHHPNMPVFIDLARGPYGFPQLDKPGVKLGLHHHGPTVIPENRTFAHQPDKTRYLADWMATFMPEVSPVPLETITCLYTNTPDENFVVQQVSGQMVVVSACSGHGFKFGPATGELALTRLMDQPEPFEGHFYSSSITKFRNS; via the coding sequence ATGGCACAGGTGTTGATCATTGGGGCAGGACTCAACGGTCTGTCTGCGGCGCACGCAGCATGGAAACAGGGCCATCAGGTGACGGTCATTGAGCAATTTGCACTCGGGCACACCCTCGGGAGCAGCCACGGTGAATCGCGCATCATCCGGTACTCTTACGACAGCCCAGAGTACGTGCGACTTGCCAAACGGGCCTACACCCTCTGGCATGAACTGGAAGACCTTCTGAGCCTGCAAATCATCCATCCTGCTGGCGGAATCGATCTGGCCCCTTCAGACCATCCCTCTTTGAAGCAACACATGGACGCTCTGGCCGCAGAAGGCATTGATTTTGAGTTGCTGGATTCCCAAGCAGCCAGAGAACGCTTCCCTCAATTTCACATCCCTGAAAACGAATCGGTGCTGTACCAGAAAGATGCAGGCATCCTCAAACCCGATGAGGTGTTGCCTGCTCTGGCCTCTTTTCTGAGGGGTCAGGGGGTCAGCATTCAGGAGCACACCCCCGTCCAGAGCATTTCGAACGGCAAGGTCCACACCGAACGCTGGACCTACACGCCGGACCACATCATGGTTTGTGCCGGGGCATGGATCAACCGCCTGATTCCTGAACCCCTGCCCTTACAGATCACCGAAGAACAACTGGGCTATTTTGCTGTTCCAGATGAACGTTTCCACCATCCGAACATGCCCGTGTTCATTGATCTCGCCAGAGGCCCTTACGGCTTCCCACAACTGGACAAACCCGGTGTGAAGTTGGGCCTGCACCACCATGGTCCCACCGTCATCCCGGAAAACCGCACGTTTGCCCATCAGCCAGACAAAACCCGGTACCTTGCAGACTGGATGGCCACCTTCATGCCAGAGGTCTCCCCTGTGCCTCTGGAAACCATCACCTGCCTGTACACCAACACCCCGGACGAAAACTTTGTGGTTCAGCAGGTTTCAGGGCAGATGGTGGTGGTGTCTGCATGCTCGGGGCATGGGTTCAAATTCGGACCGGCCACAGGAGAGCTGGCTTTGACGCGCCTGATGGACCAACCCGAGCCCTTTGAGGGCCACTTTTATTCCAGTTCGATCACGAAGTTTCGCAACTCGTAG